The DNA sequence GTCACGTGATGCGTCATGCGTGCTTCGTGCTCCCCCAGACACGGGACGGGACACTGGACACCTACTCCCCTCCATCCCATACCATAATACTACGTACAAGTAAATATGGGGTACATACTGGTTGATATTTTGAATTTTCCAACTTTaaatatttatatcttcaaaaaaattaattataaaaatatattcagcGATTTAGCTAATAACATTAATTATGCATCACAACTATTAATATTttgttatatatatttagttaaagttaaaaATATATGTCTTCTTAAGAAGTGAGAATCTATACCTTTCTATAAAAAggtaaaatttcagtctgccagaTTTTTGTCCCCTCATATCCACCGTTTTTGTTCGTCACTTGCCGATTAAGAGTAGGGTAAAATAAAGCAGCTacattcttcttcttcattGGTATGTTATATCTtatggcgacgacgacgaggaggaggagattGGTATCTTATTGGGCTGGTGCTTGGGTTTGGGGATAGTAATCTTGAGCCAGCCTTTGGACACCATCATCGCCCCGACATTCTTGTCGTCGTAGCCGGGCGGCATGAGCAGGCGGACGTCCAGCGAACTCGCCCGCCACTCGTCGTTGATGTCGCCCGTGTACTTGACGACCAGGAGCACGTGGTCCGTTGTTGAAACCTCCAGTTTATCCTGGGTCAGTTCTCCTACCTCCAGCTCCAGGATGATGAGGTCCTTGTCCTTGTCTTCTGAGATTCTCCAGTTGGTGCCCGCTAATGTAGTTGTAGGCCGGTACACCAGAGCTTAATTTCATTTCATTC is a window from the Sorghum bicolor cultivar BTx623 chromosome 5, Sorghum_bicolor_NCBIv3, whole genome shotgun sequence genome containing:
- the LOC110435735 gene encoding uncharacterized protein LOC110435735, yielding MAMSLSSCTTLLMSWAAAPPAPGKSSPGAGSLMQQLRRRQPPPAAASSSVEALRWASSSCKLQVESRSRRAAVFACHALNKYSYHIDPTALVYRPTTTLAGTNWRISEDKDKDLIILELEVGELTQDKLEVSTTDHVLLVVKYTGDINDEWRASSLDVRLLMPPGYDDKNVGAMMVSKGWLKITIPKPKHQPNKIPISSSSSSSP